From the genome of Geothrix sp. 21YS21S-4, one region includes:
- a CDS encoding S41 family peptidase, with translation MRGRPLLLSRLALCLALPAALSAQTKLLRFPDIHGDKVAFTYGGDLWTAPASGGTAARLTAHPGLELFAKFSPDGKWIAFTGQYDGDEQVYVIPSGGGVPRQLTFDPAAGPLPPRGGYDHQVVGWTPDGASVLFRAATDADGVLTRTALYTVSLKGGLPQKLPMPTAGPGSFSPDGKRIAYAPMFRDFRHWKRYEGGWAQDLYVFDLATKQQKKLAATKRTERDPMWIGDKVYFASDRDGTLNLYAADPATDAVKQLTFQKTWDVRWPSSDHQSRIVYELNGELRVMNVQDGSDRGIAIAVPTDGGASRPARINVERNIEEFALSPKGERALFVARGDLFTVPVEKGPVRNLTDSSGAHDRQARWSPDGKRIAFISDMSGEDQVYLLDQDGKGKPEALTSGLAVQLNAPAWSPDGKHLAFTDKDGVVYVLGVADRKLVKAGKDPLARVYDLSWSPDSQTLAFSLSNLNGTRSLHAWTLGDQQLRRLTGDLFQVSDPAWDPDGKYLYALSRRDYAPQISNLEFDYAGNRNMDVIAYALRKDVPHPFPPESDEVGAAPEKKEDGDKKADKPEAPKAPATVRIDWDGFEQRGTRVPLPADNLGGLEASKGFLLYSKGQPFVYGETSGRRAGNSLWIFDLKKRQESELLPEMQGWVLSQDGNKVLARVGQGPAASFQLIDAKPKATEKKTVSTKDLYVDRIPAEEWREVYDETWRRFCDFFYVKNMHGYDWKALREQYRPWLQHVTHRSDLTYVLTELISELNIGHTYTEGGDYVLPERAKVGLPGARIELDAAAGRYRLAHIYRGHNEEPKYRSPLTEVGVDAREGDYLLAIDGVELKADDSPYRLLRNKTFTVTLTLNAKPSFDGARQVTYRPIDSDANLRYLDFVLRSKESVDRLSGGKVGYLHIPDMGGPGLYEFIKWYYPQIRKEGLVVDVRANGGGNISQMILERLGKKLLGTRFGYAGEHPSTYPGTVFHGPMVALTSETSASDGDIFPYHFRFAGLGPLIGKRTWGGVVGGGNSPLVDGGSVFVPQSGTNAPTGEWIIEGEGVTPDIDVENDPASMLAGRDLQLERGVQEVLKRMAEKPMALPKRPADPVKTK, from the coding sequence ATGCGCGGACGACCGCTCCTTCTCTCCCGCCTGGCCCTGTGCCTGGCGCTGCCCGCGGCTTTGTCGGCCCAGACGAAGCTGCTGCGCTTCCCCGACATCCACGGGGACAAGGTGGCATTCACCTACGGCGGCGACCTCTGGACCGCTCCGGCCTCCGGCGGGACGGCGGCGCGGCTGACGGCCCATCCGGGGCTGGAACTGTTCGCGAAGTTCAGCCCCGACGGGAAGTGGATCGCCTTCACGGGGCAGTACGACGGCGACGAGCAGGTCTACGTGATTCCCAGCGGGGGCGGCGTTCCGCGCCAGCTCACCTTCGATCCCGCCGCCGGCCCGCTGCCGCCGCGGGGCGGCTACGACCACCAGGTGGTGGGCTGGACCCCGGATGGCGCCAGCGTGCTGTTCCGCGCGGCCACCGACGCGGACGGCGTCCTCACCCGCACGGCGCTCTACACCGTGAGCCTCAAGGGCGGCCTGCCCCAGAAGCTGCCCATGCCGACCGCCGGGCCCGGCTCCTTCTCGCCGGACGGCAAGCGCATCGCCTACGCGCCCATGTTCCGCGACTTCCGCCACTGGAAGCGCTACGAGGGCGGCTGGGCGCAGGACCTCTACGTGTTCGATCTGGCCACGAAGCAGCAGAAGAAGCTTGCCGCCACCAAGCGCACGGAGCGCGATCCCATGTGGATCGGCGACAAGGTGTACTTCGCCTCGGACCGCGACGGCACGCTGAACCTCTACGCCGCGGATCCGGCCACGGACGCGGTGAAGCAGCTCACCTTCCAGAAGACCTGGGACGTGCGGTGGCCCTCCAGCGACCACCAGTCGCGGATCGTATATGAACTGAACGGCGAACTGCGGGTGATGAACGTCCAGGACGGCAGCGACCGCGGCATCGCCATCGCGGTGCCCACGGACGGCGGCGCCTCGCGGCCCGCCCGCATCAACGTGGAGCGCAACATCGAGGAGTTCGCCCTGTCGCCCAAGGGCGAGCGGGCGCTGTTCGTGGCCCGCGGCGACCTGTTCACGGTGCCCGTGGAGAAGGGCCCCGTCCGCAACCTCACGGACAGCTCCGGCGCCCACGACCGCCAGGCGCGCTGGTCGCCGGACGGCAAGCGGATCGCCTTCATCTCCGACATGAGCGGCGAGGATCAGGTCTACCTCCTGGACCAGGACGGGAAGGGCAAGCCCGAGGCCCTGACCTCCGGCCTGGCCGTGCAGCTCAACGCGCCCGCCTGGAGCCCCGACGGCAAGCACTTGGCCTTCACCGACAAGGACGGCGTGGTGTACGTCCTGGGCGTGGCCGACCGCAAGCTCGTCAAGGCCGGGAAGGATCCCCTGGCGCGGGTCTACGACCTGTCCTGGTCGCCGGACAGCCAGACCCTGGCATTCTCGCTGTCGAACCTGAACGGCACCCGCAGCCTCCACGCCTGGACCCTGGGAGACCAGCAGCTCCGCCGCCTGACGGGCGACCTGTTCCAGGTGAGCGACCCCGCGTGGGATCCCGACGGCAAGTACCTCTACGCCCTCAGCCGCCGCGACTACGCGCCCCAGATCAGCAATCTGGAGTTCGACTACGCCGGCAACCGCAACATGGACGTGATCGCCTACGCCCTGCGGAAGGACGTGCCCCACCCCTTCCCGCCGGAGAGCGACGAGGTGGGCGCAGCGCCGGAGAAGAAGGAGGACGGCGACAAGAAGGCCGACAAGCCCGAGGCGCCGAAAGCTCCCGCGACCGTGCGCATCGACTGGGACGGATTCGAGCAGCGCGGCACCCGCGTTCCGCTGCCCGCCGACAACCTGGGCGGGCTGGAGGCGTCCAAGGGCTTCCTGCTCTACAGCAAGGGCCAGCCCTTCGTGTACGGCGAGACCAGCGGTCGTCGCGCCGGGAACAGCCTGTGGATCTTCGACCTGAAGAAGCGCCAGGAGAGCGAGCTGCTGCCGGAGATGCAGGGCTGGGTCCTCAGCCAGGACGGGAACAAGGTCCTGGCCCGCGTGGGACAGGGGCCGGCGGCTTCGTTCCAGCTGATCGACGCCAAGCCCAAGGCCACCGAGAAGAAGACCGTCTCCACGAAGGACCTCTACGTGGACCGCATTCCCGCGGAGGAGTGGCGCGAGGTCTACGACGAGACCTGGCGGCGCTTCTGCGACTTCTTCTACGTGAAGAACATGCACGGCTACGACTGGAAGGCCCTGCGCGAGCAGTACCGTCCGTGGCTCCAGCACGTCACGCACCGCTCGGACCTGACCTACGTCCTGACGGAGCTGATCTCCGAGCTGAACATCGGCCACACCTACACCGAGGGCGGCGACTACGTCCTGCCGGAGCGCGCCAAGGTGGGCCTGCCCGGCGCGCGCATCGAACTGGATGCCGCCGCGGGCCGCTACCGCCTCGCCCACATCTACCGCGGGCACAACGAGGAGCCCAAGTACCGCAGCCCGCTGACGGAAGTGGGCGTGGACGCGCGGGAGGGCGACTACCTCCTCGCCATCGACGGCGTGGAGCTGAAGGCCGACGACAGTCCGTACCGGCTGCTGCGGAACAAGACCTTCACCGTGACCCTCACGCTCAATGCCAAGCCCAGCTTCGACGGGGCGCGGCAGGTCACCTACCGGCCCATCGACAGCGACGCGAACCTCCGCTATCTGGACTTCGTGCTGCGCTCGAAGGAGTCGGTGGATCGTCTCAGCGGCGGGAAGGTGGGCTACCTCCACATCCCCGACATGGGCGGCCCCGGACTGTACGAGTTCATCAAGTGGTACTACCCGCAGATCCGCAAGGAAGGGCTGGTGGTGGACGTCCGCGCCAACGGCGGCGGGAACATCAGCCAGATGATTTTGGAGCGCCTCGGCAAGAAGCTGCTGGGCACGCGGTTCGGCTATGCGGGCGAGCATCCCAGCACCTATCCCGGCACCGTCTTCCACGGCCCGATGGTGGCGCTCACCAGCGAGACGAGCGCCAGCGACGGCGACATCTTCCCCTATCACTTCCGCTTCGCGGGCCTCGGTCCCCTCATCGGAAAGCGGACCTGGGGCGGCGTCGTGGGCGGCGGAAACTCGCCCCTCGTCGACGGCGGCAGCGTGTTCGTGCCGCAGTCCGGAACCAACGCGCCCACGGGCGAGTGGATCATCGAAGGCGAAGGCGTGACGCCGGATATCGACGTGGAGAACGATCCCGCTTCGATGCTCGCGGGCCGCGACCTGCAGTTGGAGCGCGGCGTGCAGGAGGTGCTGAAGCGGATGGCCGAGAAGCCGATGGCGCTTCCCAAGCGGCCCGCGGATCCCGTGAAAACCAAATAG
- a CDS encoding response regulator has translation MLRSAATLVVVLSAAYLWAAPQRTVRVAVFPHMPAIFLSPRGEAQGFYVDMLRDVARRKGWGLVFVPGTWQEGLERARAGEVDLLPGVARSPEGDAGLDYGKAASYTVWSILYARPGAEIRTILDVRDRRIGVVRGDVNGDHFRDLCARFNLPCALIEFYTFDDVLGAVSAGRVDGGVTSSTFGYSQEGRFLAERTAVVFAPFDTYFAVAKGRNPDLLAALDAYLTEGKGSPDSGYQRAINRWLAPQGRSLPPWVRRAGFAVLALLALATTMALAFRRRVRRATEEIRELNRGLERELGERRRVEERILNVASGVSAATGETFLHELTAYLARATGADLAFIAESVFEEGRWRMKALAVSLEDGKPGEAFDYEPEGTPCELTARGELCIYPSGVQEAFPTCAPLRHMGAQSYVGSPLLDSQGKSRGVLAVLHRTPLTAPNEVASLLRIFSARATAELERRSSEGARAVLERQMQHAQKLESLGVLAGGIAHDFNNLLTAMLGHLNVAQVKLAPESPARPHLESLERIIHRAADLTRQMLAYSGKGRFVVRSYDLNHVVKEVTHLLEVSIPKKITLRFQLAPDLPPVEADAAQIQQVIMNLVTNAADAIGETEGTIRLSTAVMEADRGYLDQILHGSDLPTGTYATLEVSDTGCGMPPEIQARIFEPFFTTKVTGRGLGLSATVGILKGHRAGMRIYSEPGGGTTFKLLFPITDVKTEEEDTPAPPPALARNVTVLLVDDEEMIRDSAAAALRSIGLSVVTASNGREAVDAVLREDRKVDLILMDLTMPHMDGREAFRAIRRHRPDLPVILTSGYNAQESIQDFLGRGLAAFLQKPFTVRALEQTVLDVLAKHRPA, from the coding sequence ATGCTCCGTTCTGCGGCCACACTGGTCGTGGTTCTGTCGGCCGCCTACCTCTGGGCCGCGCCCCAGCGGACGGTGCGGGTGGCGGTGTTCCCCCACATGCCGGCGATCTTCCTGAGCCCGCGCGGCGAGGCCCAGGGCTTCTACGTGGACATGCTCCGCGACGTGGCCCGGCGGAAGGGATGGGGCCTGGTCTTCGTTCCCGGCACCTGGCAGGAGGGCCTGGAGCGCGCGCGCGCCGGAGAGGTGGACCTCCTTCCCGGCGTGGCCCGCTCGCCCGAGGGGGACGCCGGCCTCGACTATGGCAAGGCCGCGTCCTACACGGTCTGGTCCATCCTCTACGCCCGGCCGGGCGCGGAGATCCGCACCATCCTGGACGTCCGGGACCGGCGGATCGGCGTGGTCCGCGGCGACGTGAACGGCGACCACTTCCGGGACCTGTGCGCCCGGTTCAACCTGCCCTGCGCGCTCATCGAGTTCTACACCTTCGATGACGTGTTGGGCGCGGTCTCGGCGGGACGGGTGGACGGGGGCGTGACCTCCAGCACCTTCGGCTACTCGCAGGAAGGCCGGTTCCTGGCCGAGCGCACCGCAGTGGTGTTCGCCCCGTTCGATACCTATTTCGCCGTGGCCAAGGGGCGCAACCCGGATCTGCTGGCCGCGCTGGACGCCTACCTCACCGAAGGCAAGGGCTCGCCGGATTCGGGCTACCAGCGGGCGATCAACCGCTGGCTGGCGCCCCAGGGCCGCAGCCTTCCGCCCTGGGTGCGGCGGGCGGGCTTCGCCGTCCTGGCCCTCCTCGCCTTGGCCACGACCATGGCCCTGGCGTTCCGCCGGCGGGTGCGGCGCGCCACCGAGGAGATCCGCGAGCTGAACCGCGGGCTGGAGCGGGAGCTGGGCGAACGGCGGCGGGTGGAGGAGCGGATCCTGAACGTCGCCAGCGGCGTGTCCGCGGCCACGGGCGAGACCTTCCTCCACGAGCTGACGGCCTACCTCGCCCGCGCCACGGGAGCAGACCTGGCTTTCATCGCCGAAAGCGTGTTCGAGGAGGGCCGGTGGCGGATGAAGGCCCTGGCCGTGTCCCTGGAGGACGGAAAGCCCGGGGAGGCCTTCGACTACGAGCCCGAGGGCACCCCCTGCGAACTCACCGCCCGCGGCGAGCTGTGCATCTACCCCTCGGGCGTCCAGGAGGCCTTCCCTACCTGCGCGCCCCTCCGCCACATGGGGGCCCAGAGCTACGTGGGCTCGCCGCTGCTGGATTCCCAGGGCAAATCCCGGGGCGTCCTCGCGGTGCTCCACCGGACTCCACTGACGGCGCCCAACGAAGTCGCCTCCCTTCTGCGGATCTTCTCCGCCCGGGCTACCGCCGAGCTGGAACGGCGCAGCAGCGAAGGCGCCCGCGCGGTGCTCGAACGCCAGATGCAGCACGCCCAGAAGCTGGAGAGCCTGGGCGTCCTGGCGGGCGGCATCGCCCACGACTTCAACAACCTCCTCACCGCCATGCTGGGACACCTGAACGTGGCCCAGGTGAAGCTGGCGCCCGAATCCCCCGCGCGGCCCCACCTGGAGAGCCTGGAGCGGATCATCCACCGGGCCGCGGACCTCACGCGCCAGATGCTGGCCTACTCCGGCAAGGGCCGCTTCGTGGTGCGCTCCTACGACCTGAACCACGTGGTCAAGGAAGTGACGCACCTCCTGGAGGTCTCCATCCCCAAGAAGATCACCCTGCGGTTCCAGTTGGCCCCCGACCTGCCGCCCGTGGAGGCCGATGCCGCCCAGATCCAGCAGGTGATCATGAACCTGGTGACGAACGCCGCGGACGCCATCGGCGAGACAGAGGGCACCATCCGCCTCAGCACCGCGGTGATGGAAGCGGACCGCGGCTACCTGGACCAGATCCTCCACGGATCCGACCTGCCCACGGGGACCTACGCCACGCTGGAAGTGAGTGATACCGGCTGCGGCATGCCGCCGGAGATCCAGGCGCGCATCTTCGAGCCCTTCTTCACCACCAAGGTCACCGGCCGGGGACTGGGGCTGTCGGCCACCGTGGGCATCCTCAAGGGCCACCGCGCGGGAATGCGCATCTACAGCGAGCCCGGGGGCGGCACCACCTTCAAGCTGCTGTTCCCCATCACCGACGTGAAGACGGAAGAGGAGGACACGCCCGCGCCGCCCCCGGCCCTGGCGCGCAACGTGACGGTGCTGCTGGTGGACGACGAGGAGATGATCCGCGATTCCGCCGCGGCGGCCCTGCGGTCCATCGGGCTGTCCGTGGTCACCGCCTCCAACGGGCGCGAGGCCGTCGATGCGGTGCTCCGCGAGGACCGGAAGGTGGACCTGATCCTCATGGACCTCACCATGCCCCACATGGACGGACGCGAGGCCTTCCGCGCCATCCGCCGCCACCGCCCCGACCTGCCCGTGATCCTCACCAGCGGCTACAACGCGCAGGAATCCATCCAGGATTTCCTGGGCCGGGGCCTCGCGGCGTTCCTTCAGAAGCCGTTCACCGTCCGGGCGCTGGAACAGACCGTCCTGGACGTGCTCGCCAAGCACCGGCCCGCATGA
- a CDS encoding L-lactate permease, whose product MLLGALAAMLPLIVLLIGIPLMMKPAAKVAPVAWLVTVLAAIFVFHFPAKTTLLAAVQGGLTGLFPIMYIPFGALVVYNTLKVTGWMDKMQSAMASLTVDRRAQALLIAFGFGAFLEGICGFGAPVAIPASILIGLGYNPMMAALVCLVANTGPVPFGSLAIPTVTLAKTTGLDLMKLSQMTGRFMAPLALIMAFVTVYAMSKSKGMKGAVGAILVSGLSFSITQYLVSNYIGPDLTSVLAALVCLVATAVYLNFQKGAKPWLFEDEAPVTGATAEFHPKELFLSWLPYLLLAVLVIAVNLPKTKPLFSGAAAGWNWMLIKAQLYNPGKLYTFTWIQSPGTIMLIAGLIAFPFMGIKYSVMGEQFGKTFKQMIPSFIAVACILSIAEVMNLALPIIDPKTKLAVVGDLATKQISMVATMANGLVALVSKHVYPFLSPLFGTLGVFLTGSNTSANALFGNLQKLTAQGMGLSDILMASAGSAGASAGKMISPQSIIIAATAVGLAGKEGLIMRQTIKYTIPYVIILGLMVFGFAFLFPGLVP is encoded by the coding sequence ATGTTGTTAGGCGCTCTCGCGGCCATGCTGCCGCTCATCGTCCTGCTCATCGGCATTCCGCTGATGATGAAACCCGCCGCGAAGGTGGCGCCCGTGGCCTGGCTGGTGACGGTGCTCGCGGCCATCTTCGTGTTCCACTTCCCGGCCAAGACGACGTTGCTGGCCGCGGTCCAGGGCGGTCTTACCGGCCTCTTCCCGATCATGTACATCCCCTTCGGCGCGCTGGTGGTCTACAACACGCTGAAAGTCACCGGCTGGATGGACAAGATGCAGAGCGCCATGGCGAGCCTCACCGTGGACCGCCGCGCGCAGGCGCTGCTGATCGCCTTCGGCTTCGGCGCCTTCCTGGAAGGCATCTGCGGCTTCGGCGCGCCCGTCGCCATTCCCGCCAGCATCCTCATCGGACTGGGCTACAACCCGATGATGGCGGCGCTCGTGTGCCTCGTGGCCAACACCGGCCCCGTGCCCTTCGGCTCCCTCGCCATTCCCACCGTGACGCTTGCGAAGACCACGGGCCTCGACCTGATGAAGCTCTCCCAGATGACCGGCCGCTTCATGGCGCCGCTCGCGCTGATCATGGCCTTCGTCACCGTCTACGCCATGTCCAAGTCCAAGGGCATGAAGGGCGCGGTGGGCGCGATCCTGGTGTCGGGCCTCAGCTTCTCCATCACCCAGTACCTCGTGTCCAACTACATCGGCCCCGACCTCACCTCCGTCCTGGCGGCGCTCGTGTGCCTCGTGGCCACCGCCGTCTACCTCAACTTCCAGAAGGGCGCGAAGCCCTGGCTGTTCGAGGACGAAGCGCCCGTCACCGGCGCCACCGCCGAATTCCATCCCAAGGAGCTGTTCCTCTCCTGGCTGCCCTACCTGCTTCTGGCGGTGCTCGTGATCGCCGTGAACCTGCCCAAGACCAAGCCCCTGTTCAGCGGCGCCGCGGCGGGCTGGAACTGGATGCTGATCAAGGCCCAGCTCTACAACCCCGGCAAGCTCTACACCTTCACCTGGATCCAGAGCCCCGGCACCATCATGCTCATCGCCGGCCTCATCGCGTTCCCGTTCATGGGCATCAAATACTCCGTGATGGGCGAGCAGTTCGGCAAGACCTTCAAGCAGATGATCCCGTCCTTCATCGCGGTGGCCTGCATTCTGTCCATCGCCGAGGTGATGAACCTGGCCCTGCCCATCATCGATCCCAAGACCAAGCTGGCCGTGGTGGGCGACCTCGCGACGAAGCAGATCTCCATGGTCGCGACCATGGCGAACGGGCTCGTGGCGCTGGTGAGCAAGCACGTCTATCCGTTCCTCAGCCCGCTGTTCGGCACGCTGGGCGTGTTCCTCACAGGTAGCAACACCTCCGCTAACGCCCTGTTCGGCAACCTCCAGAAGCTCACCGCCCAGGGCATGGGCCTGTCGGACATCCTGATGGCCTCCGCCGGCAGCGCGGGCGCCTCCGCGGGCAAGATGATCTCGCCCCAGAGCATCATCATCGCCGCCACCGCCGTGGGCCTCGCCGGGAAGGAAGGCCTGATCATGCGCCAGACGATCAAGTACACGATCCCCTACGTGATCATCCTGGGCCTCATGGTCTTCGGCTTTGCGTTCTTGTTCCCGGGACTCGTGCCCTGA
- the xseA gene encoding exodeoxyribonuclease VII large subunit → MDAPLSVKRLLEQVKSKLEPPFSAICVVGEVSNFRGSGKHWYFTLKEEGAALSCAVWASQQRFLSHRPADGQRVVVRGSLNLYVGGGTITLAVTHCELAGVGDLQARLRALEADLRAQGLFDRPKRPLPRFPKKLGIVAALGGAALRDVLEVTARRAPGIDLLIAPAAAQGDRCVPETLLALQEVQDPHWGCEALLLVRGGGSLEDLWAFNDPELVRAVAECRIPVITGVGHEIDTTLVDLAADRRAATPSQAAELATPDRSALAAELGRRTEALAARTAWRLRGLETTLNLLVDHGLQRTDPLREAATRLGTLGQRLALVRPSRSLDAAGARLALLRHRLAEAAAVAARQPDRPRVREAQRRLGPAALRSLQRRDHRLAVLAERLRGLDPTGPLERGFVLALDPEGKPVTRSEAQPTGTMLRLRWKDGERRATLG, encoded by the coding sequence ATGGACGCGCCGCTTTCCGTCAAGCGCCTGCTGGAGCAGGTGAAATCGAAGCTGGAGCCGCCCTTCTCCGCGATCTGCGTGGTGGGGGAGGTGTCCAATTTCCGGGGCTCGGGGAAGCACTGGTACTTCACCCTGAAGGAGGAGGGCGCGGCGCTGTCCTGCGCGGTGTGGGCGAGCCAGCAGCGCTTCCTGTCGCACCGGCCGGCGGACGGGCAGCGGGTGGTGGTGCGGGGCAGCCTCAACCTCTACGTCGGGGGCGGAACGATCACGCTGGCCGTCACCCATTGCGAACTGGCGGGCGTGGGCGACCTTCAGGCGCGGCTGCGGGCCCTGGAGGCGGACCTGCGCGCCCAGGGGCTGTTCGATCGCCCGAAGCGGCCCCTGCCCCGGTTCCCCAAGAAGCTCGGCATCGTCGCCGCCCTGGGCGGCGCGGCCCTCCGGGACGTGCTGGAGGTGACGGCCCGCCGGGCGCCGGGAATCGACCTCCTGATCGCGCCCGCCGCGGCCCAGGGCGACCGCTGCGTTCCCGAGACGTTGCTGGCGCTCCAGGAGGTGCAGGATCCGCACTGGGGCTGTGAGGCACTGCTCCTGGTGCGCGGCGGCGGCAGCCTCGAAGATCTGTGGGCCTTCAATGACCCCGAGCTTGTGCGGGCCGTGGCCGAATGCCGCATCCCCGTCATCACGGGCGTGGGCCATGAGATCGACACCACGCTCGTGGACCTGGCGGCGGATCGCCGCGCGGCGACCCCCAGCCAGGCGGCGGAACTGGCGACGCCCGACCGGAGCGCCCTCGCGGCGGAGCTGGGACGGCGGACCGAAGCCCTGGCCGCACGGACCGCCTGGCGCCTGCGCGGATTGGAAACCACCCTCAACCTCCTGGTCGATCACGGCCTCCAGCGGACGGATCCCCTGCGCGAGGCCGCGACCCGCCTCGGGACCCTCGGCCAGCGGCTGGCGCTGGTCCGCCCCAGTCGGAGTTTGGACGCCGCGGGCGCGCGCCTGGCGCTCCTCCGCCATCGGCTCGCCGAGGCGGCGGCGGTCGCGGCCCGCCAGCCGGATCGTCCCCGGGTCCGAGAGGCCCAGCGCCGCCTGGGGCCCGCGGCGCTGCGGAGTCTCCAGCGGCGCGACCACCGCCTGGCGGTGCTCGCCGAGCGCCTGCGGGGACTGGATCCCACGGGTCCCCTGGAGCGGGGCTTCGTCCTGGCCCTCGATCCGGAGGGCAAGCCCGTGACCCGCTCGGAAGCGCAGCCAACAGGGACGATGCTCCGCCTGCGGTGGAAGGACGGAGAGCGCCGGGCCACCCTGGGCTGA
- a CDS encoding S9 family peptidase gives MRLSPLGLAAALLGAAGALPLSAQLPPPIPRAVLFGNPERSTPQLSPDGKRMAYLAPDKGVLNVWVRTVGQKDDKVITSDRKRGIRSYFWQPDGQHVLYVQDQDGDENWHLYQTGLDGATTRDLTPFKGVAAQIVALDERFPDTMLVGLNHRDPRVHDVYRLNLKNGALDLDTQNPGDVLGWETDHTLTVRGAQVMKPDGSTEIRVRDDAKSPWRTFLTWGADETNGGVASFTPDNKGLWVMSSVGANATRLVQVDLATGKQTVVSEDAAYDLGGLLVHPTKHTLEAVNYTKARREWVLLDKGLQPDFDALRKVRDGDLAVVSRDLADKTWLVAYTMDDGPVYWYAYDRAAKKADLLFSNQPKLEEAKLAKMQPVSFKAKDGMTIHGYLTLPVGLPPKNLPLIVNVHGGPWARDTWGYRPEVQWMANRGYAVLQVNFRGSTGYGKAYLNAGDREWGRKMHQDLLDGRDWAVKQGYADPKKVAIYGGSYGGYATLAGLAFTPTEFTCGVDIVGPSNLGTLLASIPPYWAPMKAMFTKRMGDSEAILTERSPLYKAGDIARPLLIAQGANDPRVKQAESDQIVAAMRKNNQPVDYLLFPDEGHGFARPENRMKFYAAAEAFLAQHLGGRVEAPTEAEKWDALKK, from the coding sequence ATGCGCCTGTCTCCCCTCGGCCTCGCCGCCGCCCTCCTGGGCGCGGCGGGCGCCCTTCCGCTTTCGGCCCAGCTTCCGCCCCCCATTCCCCGCGCGGTCCTGTTCGGGAATCCGGAGCGGAGCACTCCGCAGCTCTCCCCGGACGGGAAGCGGATGGCCTACCTCGCGCCGGACAAGGGGGTGCTGAACGTCTGGGTGAGGACCGTCGGGCAGAAGGACGACAAGGTCATCACCAGCGACCGCAAGCGGGGCATCCGGTCCTACTTCTGGCAGCCGGACGGCCAGCACGTCCTGTACGTCCAGGATCAGGACGGCGACGAGAACTGGCACCTCTACCAGACGGGCCTGGACGGCGCGACGACCCGCGACCTGACGCCGTTCAAGGGCGTCGCCGCCCAGATCGTGGCGCTGGACGAGCGGTTCCCCGACACCATGCTGGTGGGCCTGAACCACCGCGATCCCCGGGTCCACGACGTCTACCGCCTGAACCTGAAGAACGGCGCCCTGGACCTGGACACCCAGAACCCCGGCGACGTCCTGGGCTGGGAGACGGACCACACCCTCACCGTGCGCGGGGCGCAGGTGATGAAGCCCGACGGCAGCACGGAGATCCGCGTGCGGGACGACGCCAAGTCGCCCTGGCGGACCTTTCTCACCTGGGGCGCCGACGAGACCAACGGCGGCGTCGCCAGCTTCACGCCCGACAACAAGGGCCTGTGGGTGATGTCCAGCGTGGGCGCGAACGCGACCCGGCTGGTGCAGGTGGATCTCGCCACCGGCAAGCAGACCGTGGTGAGCGAGGACGCCGCCTACGACCTCGGCGGGCTGCTCGTGCATCCCACCAAGCACACCCTGGAGGCCGTGAACTACACCAAGGCCCGCCGCGAGTGGGTGCTGCTGGACAAGGGACTCCAGCCCGATTTCGACGCCCTCCGCAAGGTCCGCGACGGGGATCTCGCCGTGGTGAGCCGCGATCTGGCCGACAAGACGTGGCTCGTGGCCTACACCATGGATGACGGCCCCGTGTACTGGTACGCCTACGACCGCGCGGCGAAGAAGGCCGACCTCCTGTTCAGCAACCAGCCGAAGCTGGAAGAAGCGAAGCTGGCCAAGATGCAGCCCGTGAGCTTCAAGGCCAAGGACGGGATGACCATCCACGGCTACCTCACGCTGCCCGTGGGCCTGCCCCCGAAGAACCTGCCGCTGATCGTCAACGTCCACGGCGGTCCCTGGGCCCGGGACACCTGGGGCTACCGGCCCGAGGTCCAATGGATGGCCAACCGCGGCTACGCCGTCCTCCAGGTGAATTTCCGCGGCAGCACCGGCTACGGCAAGGCCTACCTGAACGCCGGCGATCGGGAGTGGGGCCGGAAGATGCACCAGGACCTGCTCGACGGCCGGGACTGGGCGGTGAAGCAGGGCTACGCCGATCCCAAGAAGGTGGCCATCTATGGGGGGTCCTACGGCGGCTACGCCACCCTGGCGGGGCTCGCCTTCACGCCCACCGAGTTCACCTGCGGCGTCGATATCGTCGGGCCCAGCAACCTGGGAACGCTCCTCGCGTCCATCCCGCCCTATTGGGCACCCATGAAGGCCATGTTCACCAAGCGCATGGGCGATTCGGAGGCCATCCTGACGGAGCGCAGCCCCCTCTACAAGGCCGGCGACATCGCCCGGCCCCTGCTCATCGCCCAGGGCGCCAATGATCCGCGGGTGAAGCAGGCCGAGAGCGACCAGATCGTCGCCGCCATGCGGAAGAACAACCAGCCCGTGGACTACCTCCTGTTCCCCGACGAAGGCCACGGCTTCGCCCGCCCCGAGAACCGGATGAAGTTCTACGCCGCCGCCGAGGCCTTCCTCGCCCAGCACCTGGGCGGCCGGGTGGAAGCGCCCACCGAAGCGGAGAAGTGGGACGCGCTGAAGAAGTAG